Genomic DNA from Oncorhynchus tshawytscha isolate Ot180627B linkage group LG04, Otsh_v2.0, whole genome shotgun sequence:
ACAGCCTCCACAGATCCAGCCAGACAAAAACAGCTGCCAATCTTTCTGCTTGTCGCTGCAAGGCTGCCACCTGACAAGCCTCAGCACGCCAAACAGTCATGTTTAAAAAAGGCACATCGGTATGTGCTTCCCCACCCACAATTTGACACTTGACGACAGGCTGCCTCTAGACAGCACACCAACTAAAACAAAGTTTTGTAACTGCACTGAACCAATTCCACCAACACATCCGCTATTTAGACTGGACAATTAGCTGATCctatatgtaacctttatttaactaggcaagtcagttaagaacaaattcttatttacaatgacggcctacaccggccaaacccggacgacgctgggccaattgtgcgctgccctatgggactcccaatcacggccggctgtgatacagcctcgactcgaaccagggtgtctgtagtgatgcctctggcACGGAGATGCTGCGCCAACTCGGGAGCCCAAAAGGCTTGTACAAATAACAGAATGCTCAAGAGGATGGCTTGTTACTTGTGTTCATGGTTACAGTAGGTTCAAAAGTATCAGGATTCCAGCGTGTAAGAAAAAATCTCAATGTACCTCAAGCCTCTTGACTAAAATAAACGTAATGCAACCGGATGGCTACCTAGCTGAATACTTATTGTTCACATATGATCGGTGGAGTTTCAGTACCTTCTCTGATTCCTGGTTGCATTTCTCGACGCGGTCTGTAAATTTGCGGACCTCTTCCGGGGACTTGGTGGGGTCGGCCTTGGCATGGGTCTCGCGAGTCAAAGCAGTCTTTTCCTCTTTACGGGCCTGGTGGTAACTCTTCTTAGACGACTCCACCTTGGACAGAGGAATTCCTCTATTTACAATCATCGCCAACCCCACATCtacattgtatttggtacaaattaTTCCCTAGGCTATAGACCTCAGCTAAATCTGGTAATTAATAGTGTGGCCATTGAACAAGTTGAGAcaaaattacttggcgttaccttaagTCAACTGTCATTGTCAGAACATATAGATTctatggttgtaaagatggggaagaggtctgtccataatattATTAAGCTTTgctttgacaccacactccaaaaagcaagtgcTGCAGGGTTTAATTTtgtatcttgattattgtccagtcatgtggtcaagtgctgcaaagacatatttaagctgcagctggcccggAAGAGAGcagcacgtcttgctcttcattgtcaTCAGATGgataatataaatactatgcatgccagtctctcttggctaagagttgagagatttttatattttttaagtaGTGACAGTCAATGTGTTGAAAATGCCAAATTGTTTGTATAGTCAACTGACACACACCTagcccacccgacatgccaccaagGGTCTTtccacagtccccaaatccagaacaaatttaACAAAGCATGccgtattatatagagccattattgcatggaactcccatctcTTATTCCTTAAATGAACAGCAATTCAGGTTTcagaaaacagataaagcaacacctcacagcacaacgcctATCCCCTATTTGACCCAGATATTTTGTGATTATGTattgatacactacatgaccaaaactatgtggacacTTGATCTTCAAATGTTCAATCtaaagtcatgggcattaatatggagttggtccctgcTTTGCTGCCacagcagcctccactcttctgggaaggcttttcactagaagTTGGAACAATGCTGCGGGGACTTGATtcctttcagccacaagagcattaggttGGGCACCGATGTTGGGCGAAAAGGCCTGGCTCTTAGTTGGCGTTCtaattcatccaaaaggtgttcgatggggttgaggtctgggctctgtgcaggccattcaAGTTCATCCATACACCGATCTTGACAAGCCATTTCTGTaaggaccttgctttgtgcaccgGGGGGGGGaagattgtcatgctgaaacaggaaggggccttccccaaactgttgccagaaagttgggaaacacagaatcatctagaatgtcattgtatgctgtagcattaagatttcccttcactggaactaaggggcctagcctgaaccgtgaaaaacagccccagtccattattcctcctctaccaaactttacagttggcattggggcaggtagtgttctcctggcttccaccaaacccagatttggccgttggactgccagatggtaaagcgtgattcatcactccagagaatccattgctccagagtccaattgcaGCGAGCTGTACATCACAGCTTTCCACCACTCCAGCAaacattgcacatggtgatcttaggcttgtgtcagcgactgctcggccatgaaaacccatgtcattaagctcccgacgaacagttctggcgccaacgttgcttccagaggcagttcggAACTCggttgtgagtgttgcaacaaaggacagacaatttttaggcacttcagcactcgtcggtgccgttttgtgagcttgtgtgcctATTTCTAAACAGCTGagacgtttccactttacaataacataacttacagttgaccagggcagctctagcagggcagaaatttgacaaactgacttgtcggaaagttggcatcctatgacggtgccacattgaaagtcaatgagtaaggcctttctactgctaatgtttgtctgtggagaatGCATGGATGTGTGCTCCATTTTACACACCTGGGTATGGCCGAAATtgccaaatctactaatttgaagggatgtccacatacttgtgtatgTAGGCTGTGTGCCATTTTACAacgtatgtagttctgtccttgagctattttatattaaacaattttttaattttcagtcatttagcagctgcgcttatccagagcgacatacgGTAGCAaatgcatacatttttcatactggtatcccgtgggaatcaaacctacAAATCTGGCGTTGCAAGATTCATgttttaccaactgagccacacaggacaagcaacattaatgttctgtattatgtcattgtTTGATGttgtgtgtggaccccaggaagcgtGGATTCTGCTTTCACAACAGCtaattgggatcctaataaaataccaaacaaTACTAACACAATGTATACTACTAATCTATTATTGGTCATTCAGGGTTGATATCTAAACATTAAAAACGGGTTTAAAAAAAAGCAAATGAGAAGAGCAACGCTCACGTCTTTCAGTTTCCGGACCCAGGGTTTCTGTGCCTTACGGAATCCTTCATCTGCATCTTTTGTCTCCCGGAACCCTCCGATCATCTGCTTGTGGAAGGAATCTTTCTGCCAGTTACGGATCTTCTCGCTGTCCTCCACAGCCAGGTGCTCCTTCAGCTCCATGTGGATCTCACTCAGCCTATCAGCAGCATTCATGAAGGCATGCCACGCCTTCTCCAGGGTGCCATACTGAGGCCCTTCAGGGGGATAATGGACACATTTCAGATAATGGACACCCTTCACAGGGTTAATGGACACATTTCACTCCAATAACACTTGGCTCCAAGTCATTTAATGAGAGTGAATTCATTATCAACCAGTAAATGATGACCTATATATCTTTGGGAAGGGTGTCATATCCATTTTATGTACTTGTCACTGACAGCGTGAGAATGAGAAGGTTGAGCCAGTATATGAGCTTTACTACAGGCTCTTTTGGGGGCGGCCATGGTGAATGAGTACCTCCACTACCAGGCCAACTCACCTTTCTCCACCACGCCCCTCCACTTCTTGGCCCAGTCACTCAGCTGCTGGGAATAGCCCTTCTCAATCTTGGCCCGCTCCGCGAAGCAGCCGACTAGCTCGTTGCATAGCTTGTGTCCATCGTCGATACGCTTCACCGTCCTCTTGTAGTGCCCCGGCTAAGTAAAGATGGACACACACTTGTGTAAGAAAGTCACTTAATCATTATTAACGCATATCAGTCTCACATATCACATTGCGCACTCCTTGATATCTGCAAGAACCCTAACCTTAGTGATGAATCAGCAAAACACAAATTGGCTTTACATtcatttactaactaaataacacagaatacacatacaAGATATGATGGCTTGATACACAATGGAAAGGGGGTAGGGAAAGAGGGTCAACTTACCGTACATACATTTGGAAACTACGCTGACCATAACCAGAATACTTAGCACCCTAACCACTGCTCATTCGGATTAGaaatgcaatatatatatatattcaagcgTAGCTGTCTCTGTTTAACTCGATGGATACGTCGATCGGTAGTGGCTCGATGTAAGGCTCTGGTTGTCCAACAGAGGTCACAATGTCGTTTGATAGTGGAGTGATTGTTAAGACAACCATTAGTACATCTGAAGAAACTATTCTAAGAGGGATCTGATCCTTCCCCTCGTGTCTTTGGTCTAATTCTAGGACCACTTTTACATGGACAGCTGCAGATTGAATGTTTTGTCTCCTAGGTGATCTTCACCAGTGTTTAGGTTCAGAGCttcagagtttctaaccatttgtCAACACTCAGCTCGCGCTGTACGTTGGCTGGTCTAATGTAAATTTCGTTAACGAGTCCATTTAAGCACTCTAGCCAGAAAGGGGCATTCCATCACGCCGACAAAATGTCTGTGCTCGCGTGGGCGTGGTTAATGACTGGGCACAGGTTTATGAAAAGCAAtcctctcatttagaaggctaagaATCACATCTCTTCACAAAagtatttttatatttaaaataatattttatacaacatttagatgtaaactTGATACATAGGTGGCGTACACTTTCAGAGTTAATGACTTTGTCACCCCATCACAAAATAATAAACTATATCACAGGATTATTCTTTAGATCCAACGGACCATTCTTAACATATCTATCTTATGAATATTGTTCCAAAGTTCATTCTTTGGCCGTTAATTTTCAGCGGCAAAGGTCTTCCGTAGACAAAGGGATTTCTTTCCCAATACTGCAGGGCAAGAAAGAGAACGTTCTCTAAATTTACGACCCGGTGTTAAGGTATCAAGACCAGCACAGCCCCCTTCCACGGGAGAGAGGTCTGCCTGGCTATCTTCAAACATTTGCCTAGCTGATGAGTCTTTTGATCCACTGTAAGGATAGTCATGAcaccagggagagagacatattaCATCACATAACCAACCACTGAACTCGTCAATGctcagagcattggtgactacTGCTGCTAGTTTTCCTCAGAGCAAGTGATAACTTGATGGGGCAGGcctgatgaggtgggggaggagaggagccaaTGGAATGAGGAACCTCTTACAGCCAGGACATGGAAATGTATAATCAGCAGGGACTCATTACGAGGGTTGCCCCTGTAGTGTTTCTCCTGAAAAGGAGTCCTCCATGAAAACGATGGAAGGCTGCCTGAGGGGGCAGTCAGACTTCCACACCAGAAATGGTCAGCTCCACACGGTTGGCAGCCCTGGGGAGTGGAGTTGTTGAGCTTACCTCCCAGAAGCTTTCGCAGCTCCCAACGTCTCGCAGGTCTCCATTGGAAGACATTTCGGGATCACCTTTACAGCACGGAATGATGGCGGCAATCTGTTAAACTGAAGAGAGAACATGTAAGACTGACTGTAGATGGGCTACGTAGCTGGATATAGTTATGTGCAACTCACTCAAAATTCTGGGAGTCAAATTCAAGGGGAAAATGCCAAAAGCAACAGTAGCAACTACCATGTCATCACAAGAGACAAGTAAATTGCTGCCCTACTTGCCAAGCATACATGGGGTTAATACCAAAGCAGTGGCTGGGCAGAAAAAGAAAACTAAGAGAATATTTCTCATTTCCCACCTCCTTTCACCCTGACAACTTTCATGCATTTTCTGACCAAGTGATCCACAGCACCACATGACGTATCCAGTCACCTGACATTAAGCCACATCCTTAATCTGTAGAAAAGGCCCCATAGAGTCACCTCACAGAGCTAATGAGTCTACCCTGAAGGTGTAATCCAGTAAACCCttagggtgaggggagagagtgtcCATCTCTTTCTGAGAGAATTGAGccgaggcagagagacagactagtTTTTAGCCAGGCTGAGTGGGGCTGGGGATCTTAAGATAACAATGCCCTGTCATCCAGGTCTACCCAGCAGCACACTTACATTGTCATATTAATTGCAAGTCAACCAAATAGCTGATATCTAATGTGTTTTTTTCAAGAGCAAAGCCCCCCCTCACACATCCACATTGCTTTAGCTCTAGTACACTCATATGCTTGAAAGTAAGACATCCGTCGCATGGTCAATTGACAAGATAATCTATATTCATTTTTACAAAGTCAATAAGCTAGGTGAAAATTAACCCTGTGCAGAGTTCTGGGGCCAGATACACAAAACATTACTTACAAAAAAAACGTAAGAAATTTAAGATAGTTTGGAAATGCAATTCCTCAAAATGTTCTTAGGAACTTCGTAAATATCTTGTGGCATTGACAGTGACGTGCTTGAAACCAATAAGCCTATGTGACAGGGATGATCGGATTTTGTTATTTCACACAGCCATCAGACTAGCTATAGCAAAATCAAAAATAGATAACCAAGAAAAGATATTGAAGTGATGGTGGAGAGAATAGCAGCAAAGAAAAGGTTGCCAAGGATGGGCGAGAGTGGCCAAGCCTGTCTCTGCTGTCTGGGGTATGGCAAGGGACAGTGACGCCGTAAAAAAGAAGGGAGCTAAGAATCATTTCATGTGGAACAGCTGGAGGAGGTGTCATCTATCAGAGATAGTGGAAGAACAGTAAGTTAGCGAGCAAAAGTGTAAAGACATTATAGCCAATGATGTTAAGGTTAGCCAAATTCTTCGCAAATTGACAAGATAGCGCTAGCTATTTAACACTTCTAaaatattgtaatatattgttAATTACTAGCTAGATATTGAGCTAGTCAATTGTATTCTTGCTGTATTTGGTTACAAAAGTACCCATTCGTCTCAAGATGGGGGTTTAGCTGTCTTAAAATTAAGTACATTTCCAAGAAGAAATCCTAAAGCATTATTTTCAAGAATCTTATTTAACTTTTTTCTTAGGAAAAACCTTAAGAACATTTCCAATAACtttgaggaatagcaactttgctAAAAGCTTTCTTCTTAAGTCTATACTTAAGGGGAAAAAAATTGCAGTTAAGAAATTTCTTCTTAAGGTTTTGTGAATCCGGCCCCAGTTCCTTATACTTCTACGGCCCTGTTCCTGATTGACTTTGTATTAGCTAGTTGTGCCAAATGACTTCCTTTGACAATTTGAGGAAGACTATGGATTCTGGTGAACATTCATACCCAAGGCTATACAGTGTGACTTTGCACTGTTAAAACGCCCTAACAAGTATGGCTGACCCTATTTTGTCGACTGGTCGATAGGAAGTTGGTCAAAGAAGATTTTTATGGTCGAGCAGTTGCAAATATATACAtttgggagaacaagtatttacaAGTAATTACttcaaaatcatacaatgtgattttctggatttttgctttagattccatctcacagttgaagtgtacctatgataaaaattacaggacttctacatgctttgtaagtaggaaaacctgaaaaatcggcagtttatcaaatacttgttctccccactgtatatactgttttttttaaataataagcTACACGAGACACCCgtctgattcacgcctgtctgagtggactaatccattgcggaggccgcagggatggcacacATGTATCACATTTACCGTTAACTACCATAATTTCTAACATACAATGTTTGGTTAGGGTAACTTCTGTTCATGCATTCAATGTAGTATTATTACAGTCTTACCTTTGTCCTTGTAGGAGTGGGCACGTTTGAGAAACaagttgttttggtttgtttcatTCCATTTACAAGTTGTCAATGTATTACTTATatgtttggagcgctcctgtcaatcTTGAGTAGGCTTTTAAAATGTGTACATTTGTGGATCGGATACTGTTTCTGATCGTCTTAACTCACAATCAAAGACTTTCTttgcctttttatttatttttaacctttatttaagtcagttaagtcagcaagtcagttaagaacaaattcttattttcaatgacggcctaggaacagtgggttaactcccttttcaggggcagaatgactgatttgtaccttgtcagctcggggattcgatcttgcaaactttcagttactagtccaaagctctaaccactaggctaccaagcCCTTTTAAAAAAAGCTTGAAAACAAAATCTGTTTTTATCCATTGAGACAGACAATAGCTCCTCAAAGTAGCCCATTTGAAAAATGTTTCCAACTTTGTCCCTTTTGATAACCAAGTGGAACCATTTCATACGCTGATCCGGTGGAACTGTAATAAAAAGGCCTGATTACTTTTATCCcttgcacaaatagcctacagctgtgtgcCTGTCCGGAGCTCACTGGCGGAAACTGAGGGCCCATAATATTTTAATGCTGCAGGTTAGCTAGCAAGTTTCAGGCTGTATCCAAggtaatagttgatacaatgtttcaagttaaTTTCAGACAGGTCATGCATAGCcgatgtgatttataggatactttttttttaacctgCAATGTTGATTAGGATTTTGTAAATATTGTAGGCTTTTTAAAATATTGGCAATgacaatagaagttacttttagatttgtataaaTTTACATTTAGACAGTTAATCAATAAATAAAAAGGCACGAGAGGGTGTGgtatatgtccaatataccacagctaagggctgttcttaggcacgatgcaacgcagtgcctggatacagcccttagccgtggtatattggacatatgccttatttctattataaaactggttaccaacagaACAGAAAAAAACTAATAGTtctcatacctgtggtatacggtctgataaaccacggctgtcagccaatccgCATTCAGAGCTCGAGTTTATAATCTTGattaggcctcccgagtggtgtagcggtctaaggcactgcatcatagtgcttgaggcatcacagATCCAGGTTCAATCACATGCTGTCACAgtcggctgtgaccgggagacccatgaggcatcgcacaattggaccagcatcgtctgggttaggggagggtttggacgcATGCAAGCTGACTTTGCTCGCCAGGTGTACAATGCCTGGTTAAAGTATTTTTCTTCTGGTTCAGCTATATTGAGCATGGTCTTTTAGTAATGTGTCTTGATTTTTAATTGCATCAGGCaaagtagcctacatatagttaCATTTAATTCAAACAGGGTGTGTGTCTATATagaaaaaaacaggttttaatttcAAACAATCGATTGGGCTAAAAGAACAGATGATGCTCGGTCGTCGGAGACAGCCCTACTATCAAGTCTGAAAACCCACAAGGGAAATGGAAAAAGAAGTCACTTGGCAAAAAAGGGTTTCACCACAAAACTGTAGGTTGggcagggcgtgacacacacctAACTagctatatacatttttttttaaagtatatcgacaccccttcaaattagtggatttggccatttcagccacaccctttactgacaggtgtatacaaatTCAGCACAGCCATACCATCTCCATCAAGAAAATGGCAGtcaaatggccttactgaagagctcagtgacttcacGTAGAACCTTCTTTGGATGCGACCTTCCCAACATGTAAGTCcggcaaatttctgccctgctagagatgcCCGGTCAacagctgttattgtgaagtgaaaacgtcttggagcaacaatggctcagccgttgtaggccatacaagctcacagaacgggaccatcGAGTGCTGAAGAgtgattgcaacactcactagagttccaaactccctctggaagcaacatcagtacaataactgttcgtcaagagcttcgtgaaatgggtttccgtggccaagcagccgcacacaagcctaagatcaccatggagCAGTGCCaaacgtcggctggagtggtgtcaagCTGTGatgtccaatggcggcaagcttgactctggagcaatggaaacaCGTTCTCCGGAGTAATGATTCACGCTACACCATCTGGAATCTGGGTTGGGCGGATGCCAGGATGACACTATGCATTAACCTCTaagctagggggcagtattttcaaatcaaattttatttgtcacatacacatggttagcagatgttaatgcgagtgtagcgaaatgcttgtgcttctagttccgacaatgcagtaataaccaacaagtaatctaactaacaattccaaaactactgtcttatacacagtgtaaggggataaagaatatgtacgtaaggatatatgaatgaatgatggtacagagcagcataggcaagatacagtagatggtatcgagtacagtatatacatatgagatgagtatgtaaacaaagtggcatagtttaaagtggctagtgatacatgtattacataaggatgcagtcgatgatagagtacagtgtatacgtatgcatatgagatgaataatgtagggtaagtaacattatataaggtagcattgtttaaagtggctagtgatatattttgatgtttggatgagcAAAgtacccaaagtaaactgcctatttctcaggcccagaagctagaatatgcatataattggcagattaggatagaaaactccaaagtttccaaaaatgtcaataatgtctgagtataacataactgatattgcaggcgaaaacctgaggaaaatccatccaggaagtgctgtttttctgaaACTACTCTTTTCCATTGCAAGCCTATCCTCCATATAAGGGATATCAACccgattcctttccctatggcttccacaaggTGTGTAGAGGCTTtagacagtttcaggcttttattctgaaaaatgagcgagaaagatcacatcgcgtcagtggatagccAGATGTCCTCAGATTTGTGCATGCGCGCGCACCTGGAGCGAGACCTtttatgaagatcaaaggtaagcgataaatgttattgtttttgactttcgtgaccaatctactttgctgctagctgttgtAATGTCTGCTGAAAGCTGTCCTCacataatcacatggtttgctttcaccgtaaagccttcttgaaatctgacacgccaggtggattaacaataAATTAAGCTGTGTTTTGGTATGTTGCACCTGTCATTTCATGAAAATTCAATATTTTTaggaatttaatttgaatttggcgctctgcaattcaccggatgttgacgaaaatgatcccactAAAGGGATCTGTGCACCAAGAGGTTTTTAAGGAAGGTGGGAttaactgtaaggtttggtggaggaataatggtcttgggctgttttCACAGttcaggctccttagttccagtgaaggaaaatcttgaTGCTACAGCATTAATTAGATTCTAGagaattctgtgctttcaacttcggggctggccctttcctgtttaagcatgacaatgccccagtgcctAAAGCGAGATAGGTGGAAGAACaagactggcctgcacagagccctgacctcaaccccatcgaacac
This window encodes:
- the LOC112249005 gene encoding protein kinase C and casein kinase II substrate protein 3 isoform X2, which produces MSSNGDLRDVGSCESFWEPGHYKRTVKRIDDGHKLCNELVGCFAERAKIEKGYSQQLSDWAKKWRGVVEKGPQYGTLEKAWHAFMNAADRLSEIHMELKEHLAVEDSEKIRNWQKDSFHKQMIGGFRETKDADEGFRKAQKPWVRKLKDVESSKKSYHQARKEEKTALTRETHAKADPTKSPEEVRKFTDRVEKCNQESEKAKERYEKALEELNRCNPRYMEDMEQVFEITQEAEKNRLCFFKDVLLDIHKHLDLSSNDGFKVLYCDLGQTITAANDSEDLRWWRNTHGPGMSMNWPQFEEWSPESNRSISNQKARNSRAEDVVTLTNIVPSSEEAPQTPQETTRGVKDYSSDWSDEDIPKKVIAANGVEEEEKVKC